In Niallia sp. FSL W8-0635, one genomic interval encodes:
- a CDS encoding TIGR04540 family protein translates to MDIKIFQKTQRDLAATINVVIDKYWEDGISENEMIEIVQKLYSNNDSKFLKDDQFTTVLRQQCGKRRLEVISKVLNITVQHR, encoded by the coding sequence ATGGATATAAAAATCTTTCAGAAGACACAAAGAGATTTAGCAGCGACTATAAATGTTGTAATAGATAAATATTGGGAAGATGGAATAAGTGAAAATGAAATGATAGAAATTGTTCAGAAGTTATATAGCAATAATGATAGTAAGTTCTTGAAGGATGACCAATTTACTACTGTACTGCGTCAACAATGCGGTAAGCGCAGGTTAGAAGTGATTAGTAAGGTGTTGAACATTACCGTGCAACATCGTTAG
- a CDS encoding DEAD/DEAH box helicase produces the protein MNTFLTENEIRQTVNILIDKYNVSDTMLIKFLGTDKYLQINKMLNDLEEDDLDKNKLARMVVIEKGTYLFSGSNNNIRELRSYLLKQIDNKTLSQLYERNPISNRKIQSPSYMPNALAEKRWSMGGKWPRDFVQTLGFPLIFSGISIPKDHSTDPIQDIEPRKMVPPLVEYQKGLKQKMLSVLNQEKEKTRCVVTLPTGGGKTRVAVESFIDWMQPRFNEGKYLLWIAQGEELCEQAISCISDMWQEREFPETLRVYRFFGGKKIKEEDLIGGAVIASIQQLYTRIQSEDKALDEILANCGAMIIDEAHHATTKSYELLINKAKELVGEDLFPICGLTATPGRSNEETMTLVEQFEAYLIHPSLPDMKRYEVNPLLYFREEGYLAEPLFLLHEDGEEIEVTNDMMDSEQDDINNEFLNILAKDEKRNFQIIEYMMDIAVGSSSLVYACTVEHAEFLALMMNSVGRKSAVISADTPKPIRRMHISAFKKGEIEFLFNYGVLTTGFDAPKTDHILICRPTSSIILYEQMVGRGLRGEKFGGTKYCKVVDFSRNIKRHGEPLAYARFIKEWQVKEVKDFDGVMV, from the coding sequence TTGAATACTTTTTTAACAGAAAATGAAATAAGACAAACTGTAAATATATTAATAGACAAATATAACGTTAGTGATACGATGCTAATTAAATTTCTGGGTACAGATAAATACTTGCAAATTAACAAGATGCTAAATGATTTAGAAGAAGATGACCTAGATAAAAATAAATTAGCACGGATGGTTGTCATTGAGAAAGGTACATACCTGTTTTCAGGTAGTAATAATAACATCAGGGAACTAAGGTCGTATTTATTAAAACAAATTGATAATAAGACACTAAGTCAATTGTACGAAAGAAATCCAATAAGCAACAGGAAAATTCAATCCCCTTCATATATGCCAAATGCTTTAGCAGAAAAGAGATGGTCAATGGGAGGAAAATGGCCAAGAGACTTTGTTCAAACGCTTGGTTTTCCTTTGATTTTTTCAGGTATTTCAATTCCAAAGGACCATAGCACAGACCCTATTCAAGATATTGAACCAAGAAAAATGGTTCCGCCATTAGTCGAATATCAAAAAGGTCTAAAACAAAAGATGTTGTCTGTTCTGAATCAAGAAAAAGAAAAGACGAGATGCGTTGTTACTTTACCGACAGGTGGGGGTAAAACTAGAGTAGCAGTTGAAAGTTTCATAGATTGGATGCAACCCCGTTTTAATGAAGGAAAGTATTTATTATGGATTGCCCAAGGTGAAGAACTTTGTGAACAAGCAATATCATGTATATCGGATATGTGGCAAGAGAGAGAGTTTCCTGAGACATTGAGAGTTTATCGTTTTTTTGGCGGTAAGAAAATTAAAGAAGAGGATTTAATCGGTGGAGCTGTAATTGCAAGTATTCAACAATTATATACCCGAATCCAAAGTGAAGATAAAGCATTAGATGAAATATTAGCTAATTGTGGTGCAATGATTATTGATGAAGCACATCATGCTACGACAAAGAGCTATGAATTACTTATCAATAAAGCTAAGGAATTAGTAGGTGAAGATCTCTTTCCTATATGTGGGTTAACTGCTACACCAGGTCGAAGTAATGAAGAAACTATGACCCTTGTTGAACAATTTGAAGCTTATTTAATTCACCCATCTTTACCAGATATGAAGCGCTATGAAGTAAATCCTCTCTTATACTTTAGGGAAGAAGGATATTTAGCTGAACCATTGTTTTTACTTCATGAAGATGGTGAAGAGATTGAAGTTACAAACGATATGATGGATAGTGAACAAGATGATATAAATAACGAATTCCTTAATATTTTAGCAAAAGATGAAAAAAGAAATTTTCAAATAATAGAGTATATGATGGATATAGCAGTAGGTTCATCTTCTTTAGTCTATGCATGTACCGTTGAGCATGCGGAATTCCTAGCATTAATGATGAATTCAGTTGGGAGAAAATCAGCTGTTATTTCTGCAGATACTCCAAAACCTATTAGACGAATGCATATTTCGGCGTTTAAGAAAGGTGAAATAGAATTCTTATTTAACTACGGAGTGTTAACAACAGGATTTGATGCTCCAAAAACAGATCATATTCTTATTTGTCGTCCAACTTCTAGTATTATTCTTTATG